A region from the Leptolyngbya iicbica LK genome encodes:
- a CDS encoding Uma2 family endonuclease: MLTIVSPEQLYLSTGTVMRSPATWHEYQTLCEQRGDSAIPRIKYRSGEVLLMSPLPRHGRDAHLVAAIITALLDETGREYDAFTPVTMQLPQESGIEPDYCFYIDHWPAISGKERIDWRNDPPPDLVLEIDITSYSDVRDYLPYRVPEVWLLRNQQLSIYQLQGDDYEVAAQSQYFPTVNLTDVTAQCLDIAYQRNTSAAIRHLKQQLGKPL, translated from the coding sequence ATGTTGACGATCGTTTCGCCCGAACAGCTTTATTTATCGACTGGCACGGTGATGCGATCGCCGGCCACCTGGCACGAGTATCAAACTTTATGTGAGCAGCGGGGCGATAGTGCCATTCCTCGCATCAAATATCGTTCTGGAGAAGTGTTGCTCATGTCACCATTACCCAGACATGGTCGGGATGCCCATTTAGTTGCTGCCATCATCACAGCACTGCTGGATGAGACGGGGCGTGAGTACGATGCCTTTACTCCCGTCACGATGCAACTGCCGCAGGAAAGTGGCATTGAGCCGGACTATTGTTTTTACATTGACCATTGGCCAGCCATTTCAGGGAAGGAACGCATTGACTGGCGCAATGACCCGCCCCCCGATTTAGTGCTGGAAATTGACATCACCAGTTATTCCGACGTGCGAGATTATTTGCCCTATCGAGTGCCGGAAGTCTGGTTACTGCGGAACCAACAACTCTCGATTTATCAACTGCAAGGCGATGACTATGAAGTTGCTGCCCAGAGCCAGTATTTTCCAACGGTGAATCTGACGGATGTCACCGCCCAATGTTTAGACATTGCCTATCAACGCAACACCAGCGCCGCCATTCGTCATTTAAAGCAGCAACTAGGAAAGCCGCTTTAG
- the murI gene encoding glutamate racemase, which translates to MAYQRDFASAPVSTAPIGIFDSGVGGLTVLREINRQLPYESILYVGDTARLPYGDRTPDEILQFVREIMTWMMAQGTKMVMMACNTSSALVLEQVQAEFPVPILGLIHPGARAAAKAGDRIGVIATAATVASNAYRNAILEVDSAKQVWQMGCPKFVPLIEQDRLQDPATIEVAKAYLQPLLAANIDTLIYGCTHYPHLAPVFKAFLPETIQRIDPAQSMVKAAAKELELLDLKSTVPGRPTQFFVSGCPDQFAHLAARLIGQSPRVEQVNFELTVQSAHQRWFV; encoded by the coding sequence ATGGCCTACCAGCGTGATTTCGCCTCAGCCCCCGTCAGCACTGCCCCCATTGGCATTTTTGATAGCGGTGTCGGTGGGCTGACCGTGCTGCGAGAGATTAATCGTCAACTGCCCTACGAATCCATTCTGTATGTGGGCGATACGGCCCGGCTGCCCTATGGCGATCGCACCCCTGACGAGATTCTGCAATTCGTTCGCGAAATCATGACCTGGATGATGGCCCAGGGCACCAAGATGGTGATGATGGCCTGCAACACCAGTTCTGCCTTGGTGTTAGAGCAGGTACAAGCAGAGTTTCCGGTCCCGATTCTCGGGTTGATTCATCCGGGGGCACGGGCCGCTGCCAAAGCCGGAGACCGGATCGGCGTCATCGCCACCGCGGCAACTGTGGCCAGCAATGCCTACCGCAACGCCATTCTAGAAGTAGATTCAGCCAAACAGGTCTGGCAAATGGGTTGCCCAAAATTTGTGCCCCTCATCGAACAAGACCGGCTGCAAGATCCAGCCACGATTGAAGTCGCCAAAGCGTATTTACAGCCCTTGCTGGCGGCCAATATTGACACCCTGATCTACGGCTGCACCCATTACCCCCATCTCGCGCCCGTTTTCAAAGCGTTCTTGCCGGAGACGATTCAGCGCATTGACCCCGCCCAGTCCATGGTCAAAGCCGCGGCCAAAGAGCTCGAACTCTTGGATCTCAAAAGCACAGTGCCGGGGCGTCCCACTCAGTTTTTTGTCAGCGGTTGCCCTGACCAGTTTGCCCATTTGGCGGCTCGCTTGATCGGCCAATCCCCCCGCGTCGAACAGGTCAATTTTGAATTGACGGTGCAGTCAGCTCATCAACGATGGTTCGTATAA
- a CDS encoding ParA family protein codes for MARKRKESSPRILAVLNGKGGVGKTTTAVNMAAILSEVQPVLLVDADPQGSASWWVSRNPQPVTFDITTETDATLLGKLKKVSDYALIVVDTPPALNSSALAAVVPVADYILLPTPPAPMDLAALVNTIKTAIAPSGVAHRVLLTKVDSRSLAEAVDAQKTLNSLNIPACETVIRTYKAHERAALEGVPITQWRGANVKEARADYYRVAEELQQDWSPS; via the coding sequence TTGGCTCGTAAGCGCAAGGAATCCTCTCCCCGTATTTTGGCCGTGCTCAACGGCAAAGGCGGCGTTGGCAAAACGACCACCGCTGTCAACATGGCGGCGATTTTATCTGAGGTCCAACCCGTGCTCTTGGTGGATGCCGATCCCCAAGGGTCGGCCAGTTGGTGGGTGTCACGAAATCCTCAGCCCGTGACGTTTGATATCACAACCGAGACAGACGCGACCCTTCTAGGCAAACTAAAGAAGGTGAGCGACTATGCGTTGATTGTGGTGGATACCCCTCCGGCCTTAAACTCAAGTGCCCTGGCGGCAGTAGTCCCCGTGGCAGATTACATTTTGCTGCCGACCCCGCCAGCCCCGATGGATTTAGCGGCGTTGGTGAATACGATTAAAACGGCGATCGCGCCCTCGGGGGTGGCCCATCGAGTCTTACTCACCAAGGTCGACTCGCGCAGTTTGGCCGAGGCCGTTGACGCCCAAAAAACCTTGAATAGCCTCAACATTCCCGCTTGTGAAACGGTCATTCGCACTTATAAAGCCCACGAGCGAGCCGCCCTAGAAGGGGTACCCATTACCCAATGGCGAGGCGCTAATGTGAAAGAGGCCCGCGCCGACTATTACCGAGTTGCCGAAGAACTACAGCAAGACTGGAGCCCATCATGA
- a CDS encoding PAS domain S-box protein yields the protein MLFSVLSPTPDQVESAFACLTEAAWQLRSCRKVETLLRTGVQLTQSLFKGDRVLICQATDYGNVTVVAEIVGEEWRSLLGQKIAAAQLALSPTAIAPPEAGVAIDQVDASHLDATAIAALTAYQVKACLARGIWIDAPPTAAETTQLWGWVVIQQCQSSYHWQPLQGEALQHLAMQIGATLERLQWQAHLETVESQTAALIAQTEAKYQQATRACSIGVWDWDLDTNEIYLDPLLKEMLGYRDEEIRNHIDDWVQYVYEADLPAVMAAATDHLEGRTPEYRVEHRMVHRDGHLVWVLAQGAAQRSPDGTPYRLVGTDIDITERKIAELALAKQTQQERAFNEVAQAVRSSLELDTIFVEAAAAISDFLTGEVAIVQYLPAEGCWRHQVVYSQGNRQVTKQYVDVPDADNPFAQQLKRLEVVQVDNTGTIDDPINRHLAADSRYRAWLMVPIGVEGVIWGSLTLARSTHPLPWLTDEVQLAQRVAEQLAIAIHQANLYQQLQSAHERDALVLQSIGEGVWDWDPNEDVILDSDRYWEILGYDPQRQGLSSFVRELERIHPDDRAVVQDTAYRHLEQQEPFVMEFRMQHRQGHYLWIRARGQAVWNEHGHPIRMLGTIEDISDRKQAELDLQASETFRRQVMELAPVPLYIYDLELGQLTYCNPAYEASLGYSQAEIKALGKAFLPAIFPTEDHELITTYDQQLLADRTGEIFEWEHTCLRKDGSLRLLQNREVILTRRADGTPKEILGFDIDLTELKQAEASLIKSNALYESLTDAMPQYLYRKDREGRVTYVNSAYLRWLNITAADVIGKTVYDFYPPDLAANYDAADRQVIATGEILDLVEEHQPPSQNERIYVQVVKSPVRDGEGNIVGTQGIFWDVTARRQLEQALQVSRDELAMILNSLHAAVARFRLTGDVYDTITYDYYSPGTETVFGYPPAMLQHQPQLWRSRVIPEDLVNIIVPAVQELRSGKPYTTIEYRFRHPDESIHWIQETISATQATDQDDWTFTIIATDISDRQQAEVDLQQTRTLLQQVLDHLPVGVFAKTADTRQYTLWNPACTQLTGINRDDAIGRTDHDLLLPEQANQCIADDQAAIASHQLWERPQERVELGDGRSHIIHNRKVVVYDATDTPQLIIGIVEDITARVTAEASLRQREAEFRTLAENSPDGILRVDAAFCLQYVNPTIERRLALPQAALLGRPVTAFDLPSASQWQAAIAQAFATGQEQQLETQESLPAGDHFFQSRIVPEHNNQGDITSVLIVSRDITSLKQAQTALLHRANQEHALRMITQHIRESLDLAPILAAVVEEVQQLLQADRTLIFQLTSAHSGIVVQEQSRTEFPTILAMQWEDEHFSPNCYAFYQQAQGRIVQDITQDDWGDCLIEFMQSIGVQSKMVAPITQTQTDGTTSVWGLLITHACATRRHWQKDELTLLQQVAQQLAIALQQSQLHQQLLAANHELEHLSTTDGLTRIANRRQFDNTLTVEWQRAQREHRELTLVLCDIDYFKQYNDTYGHPAGDDCLIAVAQALKNCVNRSTDCVARYGGEEFAIILPNTNLTGAIVVLKQMQAAIAELNLAHDTHPTASRVTLSYGVTVAKPGHFPTVGDLLGRADLALYQAKQAGRDRYAVAPPIPLSSPTVMP from the coding sequence ATGCTCTTTTCCGTCTTATCGCCCACCCCTGATCAGGTAGAGTCAGCCTTTGCCTGCCTGACTGAGGCGGCTTGGCAACTGCGCAGTTGCCGTAAGGTGGAAACGCTTTTAAGAACTGGCGTACAGCTTACTCAGTCGCTGTTTAAGGGCGATCGCGTCTTGATTTGCCAGGCCACTGACTACGGCAATGTCACGGTAGTCGCTGAAATAGTAGGGGAAGAGTGGCGATCGCTGCTCGGTCAGAAGATAGCGGCGGCTCAGCTGGCTCTGTCTCCCACGGCCATCGCTCCGCCAGAGGCTGGGGTGGCGATTGATCAGGTAGACGCTAGCCATCTCGATGCCACTGCGATCGCCGCTTTAACGGCATACCAAGTCAAAGCTTGCCTAGCCCGGGGCATTTGGATCGATGCGCCACCGACCGCAGCAGAGACGACGCAACTTTGGGGTTGGGTGGTCATTCAGCAGTGCCAGTCAAGCTATCACTGGCAACCCTTGCAAGGTGAGGCACTGCAACACCTGGCAATGCAAATCGGGGCGACCTTAGAAAGATTGCAATGGCAAGCCCACTTAGAGACGGTGGAAAGTCAAACGGCAGCCCTGATCGCACAAACAGAAGCGAAATATCAGCAGGCGACTCGGGCTTGCTCAATCGGCGTGTGGGATTGGGATTTAGACACCAACGAGATTTATCTCGATCCCCTGTTGAAGGAAATGCTGGGCTATCGGGATGAGGAGATTCGCAACCACATTGATGATTGGGTGCAGTACGTCTACGAAGCTGACCTGCCAGCGGTGATGGCAGCGGCAACCGACCATTTAGAGGGGCGCACGCCAGAATACCGGGTGGAGCATCGCATGGTGCACCGCGATGGGCATTTAGTGTGGGTGTTGGCCCAGGGGGCAGCGCAGCGATCACCCGACGGTACCCCCTACCGCCTGGTTGGCACCGACATCGACATCACCGAACGCAAAATTGCTGAACTCGCCTTAGCCAAACAAACTCAGCAGGAGCGGGCCTTTAATGAAGTCGCGCAAGCGGTGCGCAGTTCCCTAGAGTTAGACACAATCTTTGTAGAAGCAGCAGCGGCGATTTCTGACTTTCTTACCGGGGAAGTGGCGATTGTTCAATACCTGCCAGCCGAAGGCTGCTGGCGGCATCAAGTGGTGTATAGCCAGGGCAATCGTCAGGTAACCAAACAGTATGTAGATGTGCCCGATGCCGATAATCCGTTTGCTCAACAGCTCAAACGCCTGGAAGTCGTGCAAGTGGACAATACAGGAACGATTGACGACCCTATTAATCGTCACTTGGCGGCAGACTCTCGCTATCGGGCTTGGCTGATGGTGCCCATCGGCGTTGAAGGGGTTATCTGGGGCTCGCTTACCCTCGCACGTTCAACCCACCCGCTGCCATGGTTGACTGACGAGGTGCAGTTAGCCCAGCGGGTGGCCGAGCAATTAGCGATCGCGATCCATCAGGCCAACCTTTACCAACAACTTCAATCGGCCCACGAGCGTGATGCCCTGGTCTTGCAAAGTATTGGCGAAGGCGTGTGGGATTGGGATCCCAACGAAGATGTCATTCTGGATTCCGATCGCTATTGGGAAATTCTCGGCTATGACCCGCAAAGGCAGGGCCTTAGTAGCTTCGTGCGCGAGCTAGAACGCATTCATCCTGATGATCGCGCCGTCGTGCAAGACACGGCCTATCGGCATCTTGAGCAGCAAGAGCCGTTTGTGATGGAATTTCGGATGCAACATCGCCAGGGCCACTATCTCTGGATTCGCGCCCGTGGTCAGGCAGTTTGGAATGAACACGGGCATCCCATCCGGATGCTAGGCACGATTGAAGATATTAGCGATCGCAAGCAGGCCGAACTCGATCTGCAAGCCAGCGAAACGTTCCGCCGCCAGGTGATGGAGCTGGCCCCCGTGCCGCTCTATATCTACGACCTTGAATTAGGCCAGCTGACTTACTGTAACCCAGCCTATGAAGCCAGTTTGGGCTACTCCCAGGCAGAAATTAAAGCGCTGGGCAAAGCCTTCCTGCCCGCGATTTTTCCGACCGAAGATCACGAGCTGATCACAACCTATGACCAGCAACTTCTCGCTGATCGCACGGGTGAGATTTTCGAGTGGGAGCATACCTGTCTGCGCAAAGATGGCAGCCTCCGATTGCTACAAAATCGAGAGGTGATCTTGACCCGGCGAGCAGACGGCACGCCTAAGGAAATTCTCGGCTTTGATATTGATCTGACGGAGCTAAAGCAGGCCGAGGCATCCCTCATCAAGAGCAATGCCCTCTATGAATCACTCACCGATGCCATGCCGCAATATCTCTACCGTAAAGATCGAGAAGGGCGTGTGACCTATGTGAATTCGGCTTATTTGCGTTGGCTGAATATCACGGCAGCTGACGTCATCGGCAAAACCGTCTACGATTTTTATCCGCCAGATTTAGCAGCCAACTATGACGCGGCCGATCGCCAAGTGATCGCCACTGGGGAAATTCTTGACCTTGTGGAAGAACACCAACCCCCCAGCCAAAACGAACGCATCTATGTCCAGGTCGTGAAATCGCCCGTACGCGATGGTGAGGGCAACATTGTCGGGACCCAGGGCATCTTTTGGGATGTGACGGCACGTCGCCAACTTGAGCAAGCGTTGCAAGTATCGCGTGATGAATTAGCGATGATTTTGAACAGTTTGCACGCTGCCGTTGCTAGATTTCGCTTAACGGGCGACGTTTACGACACCATTACTTACGACTACTACTCGCCAGGCACGGAAACGGTCTTTGGGTATCCTCCAGCGATGTTGCAACATCAGCCTCAACTCTGGCGATCGCGGGTCATCCCCGAAGATTTAGTCAACATCATTGTCCCGGCGGTACAAGAATTGCGCTCAGGCAAACCCTACACAACGATCGAGTACCGCTTCCGCCATCCGGATGAGTCGATCCACTGGATTCAAGAGACGATCTCAGCCACTCAAGCCACTGATCAAGATGACTGGACGTTTACCATCATCGCGACAGACATCAGCGATCGCCAACAGGCCGAAGTCGACCTCCAACAGACCCGGACCTTACTCCAACAAGTGCTCGACCATCTGCCCGTCGGCGTCTTTGCCAAAACCGCCGACACCCGACAATACACCCTCTGGAACCCCGCCTGCACCCAGCTAACCGGCATTAACCGCGACGACGCCATCGGCCGCACTGACCATGATCTGTTGCTCCCAGAGCAAGCCAATCAATGTATTGCCGACGATCAGGCAGCCATTGCCAGCCATCAGCTTTGGGAACGCCCGCAGGAGAGGGTTGAATTGGGCGACGGGCGATCGCACATCATTCACAATCGCAAAGTCGTCGTTTACGATGCCACCGACACTCCCCAGCTCATCATCGGCATCGTTGAAGATATTACCGCCCGCGTTACCGCCGAAGCCAGCCTGCGCCAACGAGAAGCCGAATTTCGCACCCTGGCCGAAAACTCCCCCGATGGCATCCTCCGCGTGGATGCTGCGTTCTGCCTTCAATACGTGAATCCCACTATCGAACGACGCTTGGCCTTGCCCCAGGCCGCCTTACTCGGTAGACCGGTGACCGCCTTTGATCTGCCCTCTGCCTCCCAATGGCAAGCTGCGATCGCCCAAGCATTTGCCACCGGCCAAGAGCAACAACTAGAAACGCAAGAATCGCTCCCGGCTGGAGACCACTTCTTTCAGTCGCGCATTGTCCCTGAGCACAACAATCAGGGAGACATCACCTCGGTGTTGATTGTGTCGCGTGACATCACCTCACTCAAGCAAGCTCAGACGGCGCTGTTGCATCGCGCCAATCAAGAACATGCCCTCCGCATGATTACGCAGCATATTCGCGAATCACTAGACCTGGCCCCGATTCTTGCGGCAGTGGTGGAAGAGGTCCAGCAACTGCTGCAGGCTGATCGCACCTTAATTTTTCAACTCACATCAGCGCATTCTGGCATTGTCGTTCAAGAACAGAGCCGAACTGAATTTCCGACCATTCTGGCCATGCAGTGGGAAGATGAACACTTTTCGCCCAATTGCTATGCGTTTTACCAGCAGGCGCAGGGCCGCATCGTGCAAGACATCACCCAGGATGACTGGGGCGACTGCTTAATCGAGTTTATGCAGTCGATCGGCGTCCAGTCCAAAATGGTGGCCCCCATCACTCAGACTCAGACCGATGGCACCACTAGCGTCTGGGGATTACTCATTACCCACGCCTGCGCCACTCGCCGCCATTGGCAAAAGGATGAATTGACCCTTTTGCAGCAGGTGGCCCAACAACTCGCGATCGCCCTCCAACAGTCCCAATTACATCAGCAACTCTTAGCCGCCAATCACGAGTTAGAACATCTTTCCACCACCGACGGCTTGACCCGCATTGCCAACCGCCGGCAGTTTGACAACACGCTAACTGTTGAGTGGCAGCGAGCCCAACGAGAACATCGAGAACTCACGCTCGTTTTGTGTGATATTGACTATTTCAAGCAATACAACGATACCTATGGGCACCCCGCTGGGGATGACTGTTTGATCGCTGTGGCCCAAGCTCTCAAAAACTGTGTCAATCGCTCGACCGATTGCGTCGCGCGTTATGGCGGTGAAGAATTTGCCATTATTTTGCCCAACACAAATTTAACGGGGGCAATCGTTGTACTAAAGCAGATGCAAGCCGCGATCGCTGAGCTCAACCTCGCCCACGATACTCACCCCACCGCCTCGCGAGTCACCCTCAGTTATGGCGTTACGGTGGCAAAGCCTGGCCACTTCCCCACCGTTGGCGATTTGCTCGGACGCGCCGATCTCGCCCTCTATCAAGCCAAACAAGCGGGGCGCGATCGCTACGCGGTAGCGCCGCCAATCCCGCTGTCATCCCCAACTGTCATGCCCTAA
- a CDS encoding phycobilisome rod-core linker polypeptide has protein sequence MEAIQETIVSRRSSLEERQAALYQIYTQVLERQPYASEHRQLAKPEKDFLKDKIGVKRFLKALGTSEVYLNEFYYSSSNLKFLELCFKHFMGRAPKSHAEMSEYSDILMREGVKELITKMIDSEEYRKHFGCFTVPHPYPEKVYESPKAYLENDLLINELHGRRGTVMPTMLWHELGLQCDGGTCAAQSESLTFGDHEDHDRVELLQVLRRIHPEDLEEVAAALPPQQRETLSRALLHLKR, from the coding sequence ATGGAAGCTATTCAAGAAACAATTGTCAGCCGTCGTTCTTCACTAGAGGAGCGGCAAGCGGCGCTCTACCAAATTTATACCCAAGTGCTAGAGCGCCAGCCCTATGCCTCAGAACATCGCCAGTTAGCCAAACCGGAAAAAGACTTTCTCAAAGATAAGATTGGCGTCAAGCGGTTTCTCAAAGCCTTGGGCACGTCTGAGGTTTACCTCAACGAGTTTTACTACAGCAGTTCAAATCTCAAGTTTTTAGAACTGTGCTTCAAACATTTCATGGGGCGGGCGCCGAAAAGCCATGCCGAAATGAGTGAATACAGCGACATTTTGATGCGGGAGGGGGTCAAAGAGTTGATCACCAAAATGATTGACTCCGAAGAATATCGCAAGCATTTTGGTTGCTTTACGGTGCCTCATCCCTATCCGGAAAAAGTGTACGAATCGCCCAAAGCCTATCTCGAAAATGATTTGTTGATCAACGAATTACATGGTCGTCGCGGCACTGTCATGCCAACGATGCTGTGGCATGAATTAGGATTGCAGTGCGATGGCGGCACCTGCGCGGCCCAATCTGAGAGCTTGACCTTTGGCGACCACGAAGATCATGACCGGGTCGAGCTATTGCAAGTGTTGCGGCGCATTCATCCCGAAGATTTGGAAGAAGTTGCTGCTGCCCTGCCACCGCAACAACGGGAGACGTTGAGTCGAGCTTTGCTGCATCTCAAACGATAG
- a CDS encoding phycobilisome protein, protein MPALNHQLNQALIDADGRYLTSDELRPLETYVETYQKRLMAYQTLSQHSNELVLEALKKFARVHPEIIKRSGKRCQYDMAQVLRYISLCILLDDEFMFREKMMFWLDTMLRAHQKQEACCKAYQHLKEVVNEKLPAQVSEQVTPFINIIFESMQPYT, encoded by the coding sequence ATGCCAGCTTTAAATCACCAGCTTAACCAGGCTCTTATTGATGCCGATGGTCGCTATTTAACCAGTGATGAACTCCGCCCCCTGGAGACGTATGTTGAGACCTATCAAAAACGTCTGATGGCTTATCAAACCCTCAGTCAGCATAGCAATGAGCTCGTGCTAGAAGCGCTGAAAAAATTTGCCAGAGTTCATCCTGAAATCATTAAGCGGAGCGGCAAGCGCTGCCAATACGACATGGCGCAAGTGTTGCGCTACATCTCGCTGTGTATCTTGCTGGACGATGAATTTATGTTCCGCGAGAAAATGATGTTCTGGCTTGACACCATGCTCAGAGCCCATCAGAAACAAGAGGCCTGCTGTAAGGCTTACCAGCATTTGAAAGAAGTGGTGAATGAAAAATTACCCGCTCAGGTCAGCGAACAGGTGACCCCATTCATCAACATTATTTTTGAATCGATGCAGCCCTATACCTAA
- a CDS encoding segregation/condensation protein A, which produces MAVSLAQSAIAFLIDLAEQGEIDPWDVQVIDVIDRFLKTLDTTPTALPEAGRSPYETSLSESGKAFLYASMLVLLKADTLVRAEMEAAQAELEAEGFFDDADELVPVPLPRNLEQHLHRRAIAPPPERRQVTLNELIEQLETIAAVIADQPVRARSRRAAPVSKRHAVRAITQLAHQENLTEIADALATFLDQYWETLEEQLSWLNFEELLAEWPKHNPVPDNHIAESPEAAEIHEKVGVFWGLLYLSAQSKVELSQAELYGDLWVRNLQHQPDAAAPEVPPYVLPD; this is translated from the coding sequence ATGGCAGTGTCGCTAGCCCAGAGCGCGATCGCGTTTTTGATCGACTTAGCGGAACAGGGCGAGATTGATCCCTGGGATGTGCAAGTGATTGATGTGATCGATCGCTTCTTAAAAACGCTAGATACGACTCCCACCGCCCTGCCAGAGGCGGGGCGATCGCCCTATGAAACCAGCTTGTCGGAGTCGGGCAAGGCCTTTTTGTATGCCTCGATGTTGGTGCTGCTCAAGGCCGACACCCTGGTGCGTGCCGAAATGGAAGCCGCGCAGGCCGAACTCGAGGCCGAAGGCTTTTTTGACGATGCGGACGAGTTGGTGCCTGTGCCGCTGCCGCGTAACCTGGAGCAGCACTTGCATCGGCGGGCGATCGCGCCACCCCCCGAGCGTCGCCAAGTCACGCTAAACGAACTGATCGAGCAGTTGGAAACCATCGCGGCGGTGATTGCTGACCAGCCCGTGCGGGCGCGATCGCGGCGGGCGGCTCCCGTGTCAAAACGTCACGCCGTGCGGGCGATTACTCAGCTGGCCCACCAAGAAAATTTGACCGAAATCGCCGATGCCCTAGCGACCTTTCTCGACCAATATTGGGAAACCCTGGAAGAGCAACTGAGCTGGCTGAATTTCGAAGAACTGCTAGCCGAGTGGCCCAAGCATAATCCGGTGCCGGACAATCATATTGCTGAGTCGCCCGAGGCGGCAGAGATTCACGAAAAAGTTGGTGTGTTTTGGGGGCTGCTCTACCTCTCGGCTCAGTCGAAAGTGGAGCTCTCGCAGGCCGAGCTGTATGGCGACCTGTGGGTGCGCAACTTACAACATCAACCGGACGCCGCCGCCCCTGAGGTGCCTCCCTATGTGCTGCCCGATTGA
- a CDS encoding lipopolysaccharide assembly protein LapA domain-containing protein, giving the protein MRQINFVVIFVISLALVLFGIENTDPVVIHVVQGVDLEAPLCVELIVAMGVGAVLAWVFSVWVQVQGYLGSGKQIEQRELRIQELEQDVERYRVELEQQPMLPASKNGDNDSESSEAFAS; this is encoded by the coding sequence ATGCGGCAGATCAACTTTGTCGTGATTTTCGTTATTTCCCTCGCTCTCGTTTTATTTGGCATTGAAAACACCGACCCAGTCGTCATTCACGTCGTGCAAGGCGTCGATCTCGAAGCGCCGCTCTGCGTGGAGCTGATCGTGGCCATGGGCGTCGGTGCGGTTTTAGCTTGGGTCTTTAGCGTTTGGGTGCAGGTGCAAGGTTACTTGGGCTCGGGCAAACAAATCGAACAGCGGGAACTGCGCATTCAAGAGTTAGAGCAAGATGTGGAGCGTTATCGAGTCGAACTCGAGCAGCAGCCCATGCTGCCCGCATCGAAGAATGGTGACAACGATTCGGAGTCTAGCGAGGCGTTTGCCAGCTAG
- a CDS encoding SDH family Clp fold serine proteinase: MFVLFLNLFFIFLIVSSIQPLIQKRLLVSKRLGAIQAFEQKRGSRAILMIHRQESISLLGIPLSKFINIEDSEQILRAIRLTPPEAPIDLILHTPGGLVLATEQIARALIRHPSKVTVFVPHYAMSGGTMLAMAADEIVMDENAVLGPVDPQLGNVAAASVLKVLEEKPIDKIDDQTIVTADVARKAIAQVQAFVRALLEDSIPQQKVDPERVDAIIERLTTGQVTHDYPITVEEAQSLGLPITVGLPREIYSLMELYPQPMTGRPSVQYIPLPYQSPPSPPTKASK; encoded by the coding sequence GTGTTTGTGCTGTTTCTTAACTTGTTTTTTATCTTTTTGATCGTGTCGTCCATTCAGCCGCTCATTCAAAAGCGGTTGCTGGTGAGTAAGCGGTTGGGGGCAATTCAAGCGTTTGAGCAAAAGCGGGGCAGTCGGGCCATCTTGATGATTCACCGACAGGAATCGATTAGCCTGCTGGGCATTCCCCTGTCTAAATTCATCAATATTGAAGACTCGGAACAAATTTTGCGGGCGATTCGGCTAACGCCGCCTGAGGCTCCCATTGACTTGATTTTGCATACGCCGGGCGGGTTGGTGCTCGCGACGGAACAAATTGCGCGGGCGTTGATTCGCCATCCCTCGAAGGTGACGGTCTTTGTGCCGCACTATGCCATGAGTGGTGGCACGATGCTGGCCATGGCGGCTGACGAAATTGTGATGGATGAAAATGCGGTGCTGGGGCCGGTCGATCCGCAATTGGGCAATGTGGCGGCGGCTAGCGTGCTGAAAGTCTTGGAAGAAAAGCCCATCGATAAAATTGACGACCAAACGATCGTGACCGCGGATGTGGCGCGGAAAGCGATCGCCCAGGTCCAAGCATTTGTGCGGGCGTTGTTAGAAGACAGCATTCCTCAGCAAAAGGTTGATCCCGAGAGAGTGGATGCCATCATTGAGCGCCTCACCACGGGGCAAGTGACCCACGACTATCCCATCACGGTGGAAGAAGCCCAAAGCCTGGGTTTGCCCATCACCGTCGGTTTGCCGCGAGAAATTTACAGCCTGATGGAGCTGTATCCTCAGCCGATGACGGGGCGTCCGTCGGTGCAATACATTCCCCTGCCCTATCAGTCGCCGCCCTCGCCGCCGACTAAAGCGAGCAAATAA